The sequence below is a genomic window from Coffea arabica cultivar ET-39 chromosome 4c, Coffea Arabica ET-39 HiFi, whole genome shotgun sequence.
TGATCTCAAGCTGATGGATCTAAATGGTTGGGATATGGTGCTAGGAGTGGACTGGATGACTCACTTTAGCCCCATTACGTTCGACTTCCATCAGTTGACTATATCCCTACACAATCAAGGTGAAGTAGTGCAACTGAGGGGGCGGGCAGAGAACTGTGATTTGGATCTGATCAGAGGGAGTGACTTGAGAAATTTCATTGAATATAAAAAGCAAATGTGTCTAGCTATGAGGATGAGCCAAGATCAGCTGACAGAAGAATCTAAGGTGCCTGTTGAAGTCCAGCAGGTCATTGAAGACTTTAATGATGTGTTTCAGACCCTTACTGAGTTACCACCTACCAGGGAGATAGACCATGAGATTCCCCTAAAGTAAGGATCACAGGCTTTCAAAATGAAGCCGTATAGATATCCTCACTCCCAGAAGGGTGAAATTGAAAAGCAGGTGAAGGAAATGTTGCAGCATGGGATAATTATTAACAGTAATAGCCCCTTTGCCTCCCCAGTATTGTTggtcaagaaaaaggaaggaacATGGCGCTTTTGTGTGGATTACAGGCGTTTGAAAGAAATGACTGTTAAGGACAGGTATCCTATCCCAAATGTTGATGAACTGATCAATGAATTAGCAGGATCCAAATACAAGACCAAATTAGACCTAACATCTGGCTACCATCAGATCAGAGTTAAGCCTAAAGACACTCACAAGACTGCCTTCCAGACTCACTGTGGTCACTATGAATTTCTGGTCATGCCATTTGGGCTGACCAATGCACCAGCAACCTTTCAATCCCTTATGAATCAGATTTTTCAGCCATATCTCAGAAAGTTTGTTCTGATATTTTTTGATGACATCTTGATTTACAGTGCCACCCTTGAGTTGCATTTGGAACATCTGAAGTTAGTATTGGCTGTCCTACGAGAGCACAGTTTATTTGCAAAGAAGTCCAAATGCTCCTTTGCTCAGCAGAAGGTGGATTATCTTGGCCACACTATAACTACAGATGATGTATCCATGGATCAGTCGAAAATAGACAGCATTATGAACTGGCCTACCCCCAAAACCTTAAAGGAGTTGAGGGGATTTTTGGGACTGACTGGATATTACAGGAGGTTCATCAGACACTATGGGATCATCTGCAAACCACTGACAGACTTACTCAAGAAAGACAACTTTCATTGGAATAAGGAAGCACAGGAGGCCCTCGATTCACTGAAACACATTATGTGCAAGGCTCCTGTACTTAGACTGCCAGATTTCCAGAAGACTTTCATTATAGAAACTGATGCTAGTGGAGGGGGAATAGGAGCGGTGTTAATGCAGGAGGGTCACCCTATAGCCTTCCTCAGCAAGGCTTTGTCACCTAGGAATCTGGGGTTGTCAGCTTATGAGAAGGAGCTATTGGCACTCGTAATGGTAGTAACCAAATGGAGACATTTTCTGCTGGGATGTCACTTTATTATCAGGACAGATCACCAGTCCTTGAAGTATCTGCTAGACCAAAAACTGACCACTACTCTGCAACACAAATGGTTGGCTAAGCTGCTTGGCCTAGATTATGAAATCCAGTACAAGAAGGGATCAACAAATAAGGTTGCTGATGCACTGTCTAGATTGTATGACAGAAACACTGTTGAGATTCCTCCATAAGGGTCTTGCCTAGCTATCACCTCGGTTACCCCCTTGTGGATACAAGAGCTTCAGAGAAGTTATGAGACTGACCCTCAATGTCAGGATATTATCTCTCAATTGTTACTAGACCCTAATGCTCAACCACAGTATGAGTGGAATCAAGGATTGTTGAAATACAGAGGTAAGCTTTATGTGGGCGCTGCCTATGGATTAAGAGAGAAACTGATTCAGGCTCTCCATGCATCTGCTATTGGGGGACACTCTGGACAAAAAGGGTGTTGGCAAAGGATGAGGGCTCTATTTTTCTGGCCTAACATGAAGCAGGATGTCATCAGATTCGTCCAAGCTTGTGATACCTGCCAAAGGTTTAAACCTGAACATGTCCCATATCCTGGTCTACTGCAACCTCTGCCTATACCCCACCTAGCCTGGACTCATCTTACTATGGATTTTATAGAAAGTCTACAAGAATCCCAAGGATACAATACAGTGTTGGTTATCATCGACAGGCTCACCAAAGTGGGACATTTCCTTGCTTTGGCTCATCCTTTCACAGCCAAACAGGTGGCTCAGCTGTTCCTTGACAACATTTTTAGATTGCATGGCATTCCAGAGTCCCTCGTGACTGACAGGGATAAGATTTTTACTAGTGCTTTCTGGCAAGAGCTTTTCAGATTGGCAGGCACGGAACTAAGGTACAGCTCTGCTTACCATCCCCAATCAGATGGTCAGAGCGAAAGACTTAATCAGTGTGTGGAAACTTACCTCAGATGTATGACTGGGGAGTTTCCTCACAATTGGAGCAGGTGGCTCCCCTTAGCAGAATGGTGGTACAATTCTTCCTATCATTCTAGCCTGCAACTCACTCCTTTCGAAGCACTGTATCGGTACAAACCTCCTCCTTTACCTTTAAGACCTCACCTGGAAACCATCATACCAGTAGCTTCTCACTTTCTCCAGGAGAGGTTGAGGATTTCCAGTAGCATCAAAGACCACCTTGCGAAGGCACAGCAGCGAATGAAGCATTTTGCTGACCAGAAGCGCACTGAGAGACAGTTCGAGGTGGGTGATTGGGTTTTCTTGAAACTGCAGCCTTACAGGCAACAATCAGTTGCCATCAGGAAATGTCTTAAGCTGTCAGCCAGATTCTATGGTCCTTTTCAGGTCGAGGCCAAGGTGGGATCAGTGGCTTATCGCCTCAAGTTACCTGCAGGGGCACGTATCCACCCTGTTTTTCATGTGTCACTGCTCAAAAGGAAGTTAGGACCACTGCAGCCAGTTGCAGCTACTCTGCCTGAACCTGATGACAATGATCAATGTCCCTTGCTTCCTAAACGGATTATGCGAAGGAGAGTGATCATGCGGAATGGGCAAACTGTTATCCAATTTTTGATCAAATGGTGTCAGCTCGGTGACGAGGAAGCTTCTTGGGAAGATCGGGATTTCATTCACACTCAGTTTCCACAGTTTCAGCCTTGAGGACAAGACTATTAAAGGGAGAGGCAATGTCAGGAACACAACCCAATTGAAGCCAAAACGTTGTCGTTTGTCAGGAACACAATAATTTCCCCAATTGAAGCCAAAACGTTGTCGTTTGCATTTATTTGAGCAAATTAGGTTTGATTGTACTAGAATAAGTGTAACGGCGCCGTATAGTTTAGAACCTATGAAAACGACGTCGCGGCACTGTAACAGAATTAGTTACACAATTTCATTGAGTCGGTTGTCCAGCTTATTTGTACGCGTACGATTGGCCAAGAAGGCATCAGATGAAATAACAGAAATTCATTTCTTTccctctcactttctctctctaatCTTCCCTCTCTTTCCCAGacctctttcctctcttccctTCTCTGCCAAATTCTTCCCCAATCTCCAACTCAACACCTGACTAAGGCCATCCATGGAGTCAGTAGCCTGACACTCACGTTGCATCATTAACTCATACAAACTTGCCCACTTGATAATGTCCAGTCATGTTATCTTGGGGATAAAAGTAACCCACTCGAGGTTATCCAAGACTCAGCGGGTGAGCCAACCAGCTCGCCCAGTGGCAATTTCTCCAGGTAGGATTGCAAATGAGTCAAGCCGCTCGTTCGTGCTCGTAATTCGGTTCGATCAAATCTCGATTCGAGCACGGATAACATTGAACTCGAATTGAATTcgagatcgagctcgagcttagaAAAACTTAGCTCGTTAGATCACGAGCCGCTTGatattttatatatgtatacatattattttttattttattagtaaaataatatatatccctaatattttattattttaaagaaaaaatgccattttatttatttattaaaaaataaataattatattttatttttgaaagctcgAGTAGACTCGAGTTCAAACGCTATTCGACTTGAATTTGAGGTGGAACTCGAGTTTAGTGTTACATTGAGAATTCGTTGAACTCAAATTTGTAAAATTGAATCGAAACTCGATTTGATTAAATTACAATTTGAACTGAATCGATTCGTTTGCAATTCTACTTTAGTAAACTACAAGAAATGTCCAATTCGGATCTCAATAGACCTAAACAATAATTATGTTCTCAACAAAACTTGTAACGTCTATCCATATTGATCATTTTGATTCTTCAGCTGTCGACACTATTCCTAAAATAGGTGGGAAGGATAGAAAGGAAAACCAGGTCCAATACCATATCACATGGACCGACCCAAATCATATTTATTACAGATGTTGGCTGAAGATTGACAAGATTTTGGGCTTTGATCCAGTATTGTTAAATTCAGACTGGACTGACTGGTATGATCGGTCCGACTGTAAACCAGCTGTCTTTTTGAACTGATTTGTAGTACAAAAtcgttttggtaaaaaattattcaaaatcatcaaaaatcggTTAAACTAATGACCCAATTTGACTGATTGACCCgtttctcaaatttttctttcttgtttttttccaAACATAATTTGATTTACCTAAATTTTAACACTTTTATTATTAAGAGGAATAAGAAAACGCCATCCAGTTAGTGAAAATACCAAAATCACTCGTTTTCATGAATGATCTCTAAATCAATATGTTTTCATCCCTATCATCTTATCAGTTTAGTACCAGTGATTCTAGTTtgcattaatttgttttaatttagtttttcaagGAGTTTTCGAGAATGGACATATTTTAGCTAtgaatttacatttttataCATAATTATTAGGTGTATATTTGATTgcaagtctaatatttttggcaaattttgtaTGATTAACATAATATAACCAAGAGCTTAATTTCAATGtttctgaaacttataaaataaaaaataattatgacaTCATGCTAACGTTAacaaattttttcaagaaagatTCGACCGATTTGAGCAGTTAATTCTTGACATAATAGTTTAGCTGAGTCGCTATCTGATCCGAGTTTAACAACCAACAGTGCTTTGATGTAAGCTTGTTTAATGCCTATAGTTTGCAGGCATCGTGACAACTAAAATAGAGATTGAGAAATGACATTCTTTTCGTTTCGAAGATTAAATTCTAAAATTTATGTTTTTAATTTGAACACGTGTTTATTTCGTTTAGTAGACCAGTTTTTGCATTATTTACATCACTAAAAAATACAACATGAAGTGGTTCCAACCGCACTGGCAAAAAGGTTAAGACTTTTGAAGCCGAAAACGAAGTGCACCAAGGATCAATTTCTTTGACTTGATGCAAACGCACTCCACATGTTACAATTGGCCGAAGTACTAAGATATGGACCGGCTTAAAAGATAAATTGGCATACTTCTTGTTCACAGTAATATTACTGCGACATTTAGGCAATGAAGATCTTACTCTTGAGTGCTGGCTGACCTAAAAGACTGCAATCCATCCCTGATCAAGTTCAAACGGTGGCTAAAGCCCGCCTGTAGCTTTTAATTGGTTTTGAATCTACCTGTTTGTTTATACAAACTTGATAGAATTAATCAGTTCAGAGCGATAAAATCAGTCAAAATCTATCCAATGAAATGGAAATGCAACAAATGTATTCGGAAAATCAATTTCAGGCAGCCCACACCCTCCAGTGTTTTTATGGTACATGACATACTTAACCCATTTGGACTGGCATCAGCTATTTAAGCAGAAGATTGTAGCCATTTTCCACATCCTCAAACACTGCAATCTTTTCTTGGTTGATTGATAAGCTAAGAAATACTAGCAATGAAGATATCTCTACTCTTCTTGATTTCATtccttccatttttcatttccaCAGTCTCCTCCTTCGCTTCAGCTGCTGAACCCGAGCCGGTGCTCGATGTTGCTGGAAATGTGCTTCGAACTGACCTCTACTACTACATATTACCTGCCAATGTCCGCGGTAGGTTCAGAGGTGGAGGGCTTACATTATCCAGCATTGGCAATGACACTTGCCCAGTTGGTGCGTTTCAAGAATTGTCTGCGCAAAGAAATGGCATCCCCGTGACATTTTCGCCTGTGAAACCGAGAAATGGTGTTGTTCGTATCTCGACAGATTTAAACATCGAATTTGCTTATCCAGAAACCTGTGGCGAATCTCCAGTTTGGAGGGTTGATAATTATGTTGACCCATCGGCTGATAGTTTTGTATCCATCGGTGGAGTTGTTGGAAATCCTGGTCCTGCGACTTTAGGCAGCtggttcaaaattcaaaaatttggctATGACTACAAGCTTGTTTATTGTCCCACAGTCTGCAGCTATTGTGATGTTATTTGCAAAGATGTTGGCATATTGTACCAGAATGGGGAAAGACGTTTGTTTCTGATCGATTATCCACTCAGGGTCGTATTCAAGCAAGCATGATAATCGTGAGATTCGAGATCAGTTGATTTTCTTGGATGTATTCTATGTAATGCTGTAATAAGGAAATCTCCTTGGAAAATGGGGGAAAACCATGTAATAAGGAAGCATCCTAAGTGCTTTTTTCTCAAGTACTAGTTTCGTAGCATATTTGTTAGTGTTACATATCGCATGTCTCGTGCATAGTAACTCTTAGGGTTACTATAACTTTATCCCCTTAATATTCTATGTCATTATCAATTTTTCCATTAATGTTATCTTTTAGTTACTTTATCTCCAAAACTAACGGTCAAATCTAACAGactttgttaattaaagtgaaaagacatgtttaacccttaaagttattatcaatttacccaCATAAACTATAGTATCATTATCAATTTATCTCATAGAattattttttaggcaatttatcccaccattaaaccaacttaatAAGTTAAAAAATGTTAGAAGAAAGTATCCCctttttgtataataaaaataataaaaaatttagagtaaCTCTTCacctttttagtatcaagaaaacaatcaaatgtattaatctctttcttcttgataattttattaatattaatgAATAGACAGATAGGGagggggaagagagagagagagagctcaattctttgtaatttttaaaaaatataaaattaaatagttttgttattttaaaattatttcacttttctaTTTACCACCAAATTCCAATCCTAATCCCAACAACTTTAAAGTAATACGATAATATTagactcttctttttttttttctttttttttaaatctaattTTTTGCCTCCTTCTTTCctacctctttttctttttctagtattaataggtgtgaaaaaagaaatttgagaaatccttttatttttatgtttttggatcTCTTAAGGTGAAAAAAGGAAGGATAATCATTCCAGtttttttgaaaatcataagggggttatatggtaaagtattaaactataagggggttatatggtaaaatataaaaatcatagggggttaatgtgtcatgtatttataagggtaatttcgacatttttagaagttccgttacgagtgactatttccgttactttgacactttaatccaaaccatgagggggttatgtataggtTTTAAAATCATAGTGgagttatgtaaaaaaagggtaaaccacaggggggtaaaatgtaatttacccttttaattatatatataaaagggtaaatatatttaattttttttaccacactagttagattaacgatgaaGTGAAATGCCTAGAAAATTATGTTAGGAATTGAAGCGATTATATCATTATAATTTAAAGGGatacaataataataacaatgtagTGATGCTATAGAACAAAAGGATATTTTGTCCAAAACTTCTTAATATGTTGAGTTGGATTACTTATGGAGGTGAAGtaactaaaagataacgttagggaataaactgatagtagtgatatagtttaaggtGTAAAGTGACAACAACCCTAACTCTTGTTAGCTAGTTACTTTTTAACGATAAATAAAGCGAGTGAAATATATTCTACATCTTTGATTTCGCTTCAAATTTTTCCACAAAGTAAAAGTATTCAAGGAAAGAGTTCTGCTTCCCATAACACGTGCAGGACAATAAATGCAGTAGTAGATACAAATAGAAGTTCTCGATTTTATAGCAAAAGTACCATGTTATTTCTTCACACTATTTAATTCTTgtagttttcatttttttttcttttttttttccacttaaAGAGTGAATTTCACTTGCCTTCTTGAACACTAGTTAGTGTATATAATATCAATGTAAGAAAGATTAATTCTTTATACAAATGTTGTGAGAAGACCTGATTTACGACGAAAGCCTAGTAATGTCGTCTGAGGAGGTAGCATTCTATTTGAGcacttttgttattttaaattatttcacttttctaTTTACCATCAAATTCCAATCCTAATTCCAACAACTTTAAAGTAATACGATAATATTagactcttcttttttttttcttttttttgtaaaatctaattttttgatTCCATTTTAGAATCAGGAATAAGAGATGAAGTTAGCCTGCAGCACAAACCGTTGAGAGAGATTGAGAAATTAAACATCAAACACTAAAATATGTAGTGGTCAAATTTAGCTTAAAATTACTTCAAAAACAATAATGAAGCAATTCCAACCCACACCAAGGACCTCCACGCCCCCCCCCCTACCGGGggttccccaaaaaaaaaaagaaaaagaaagaaagaaagagtaaaGCAGTAAGTTGTGAAGCCGAAAAACATGCACCAAGGGCCAACTTCTTTGACTAAATGCAGCTCCTTGGGACGCGTTCCACAGTACTATTGGCTGAAGTGCTAAGATTTGGACCAGTTTAAAAGATAGATTTGCATATTATTACTTAAATAATTACACAAGAATATTACTCCAATTGACTTTAGGCCAGCGAAGATGTTAATCCTGAGTACGTACTTGTGGCTGACCTGAAGAAGTATAAAAAATGATCCTGAAGAAGTTAAAACAGCAGTTAAAGCCCGCCCGTAGCTTTGCATTGTTTCGAATCTACCTGTTTCTTTGACAAATTGGACAGAATTCATTagcttaaagcaataaaacgagATAAATTGCGTCCAATCAAAACTGGAATGGAAGAAACTGTGTTCGGAAAATCAGTTTCAGGCAGCCCACAGCTCCATTGTCGTAGATACCGTACATGCaacctgaatttttttttgaacaggCAGTAGCTATATAAGCAGAAGGTAGGAGCCATTTTCTACATCATCAAACACTCAAATCATTACTTGTTAAGTGATAAGCTAAGAAGTGCTACTAATGGTGAAGGCATCACTACTCTTTATCCTTTCATTCCTTGTCTTTTCCATTTCCGTTTCCACAAACTCCTCCTTTACTTCAGCTGCTGGAGCACCCGAGCCAGTGCGCGATGTAGCTGGAAAGATGCTGCGAACTGACCGCCACTACTACATATTACCAGCAGCCAATGTCTTTGACAAATTCAGAGGCGGAGGTCTTACACTATCCGGCATTGGCAAGAACACTTGCCCAGCGGCTGTGTTTCAAGAAACGTCTGAGCAAAAAAATGGCATCCCCTTGGCATTTTTGCCTGTGAACCCGAAAAAAGGTGTGGTTCGAGTCTCCACAGATTTAAACATCAAATTTGCTTATCCAGAAACCTGTGGCCAATCTCCAGTTTGGAGCATTGATAATTATGTTTATCCATCCGGTGACAGCTTTGTCAACATCGGTGGCGTTGTTGGAAATCCTGGTCCTAAGACTTTAAGCAGCTGGTTCaagattgaaaaatttggtTATCAGGATTACAAGCTCGTTTATTGTCCCGCGGTATGCAGCTATTGTAAAGTTATTTGCAAAGATGTTGGCATAGAGTACCAGAATGGCAAAAGACGTTTGCATCTCACAACTGATTATCCACTCAGGGTCGTATTCAAGAAGGCATAAAGATGAGATTTTAGGTATAAAACACAGGAGATAAAGAAGCCTCCCtggaaaaatgggaaaaaccATGTAATAAGAAAGCATTCAAGTGCTTTTGTTGATGTATAAAATATGCAAGTAAACCATCTGAAGTTGCTTGCTCTTCCTTGTTTCTTAAATTCATAATAAGGCAATAATTGTAACTACAGAAAATgtccaaaattttgaattactcGGGTGCCTTTTAGAAATTAAATATATAGTGGGAAGCATTgaagcaaaaaaaagaaaagttggtTAGGAAACCCAGTAACTATCATCTTCCAACAGGTCATGGCCTCATGGGCCCATTCTTTATTCTTCGTAAGGTTGACAATATGGAATCAAGAAGggttaatttc
It includes:
- the LOC113738858 gene encoding kunitz trypsin inhibitor 5-like, with the translated sequence MVKASLLFILSFLVFSISVSTNSSFTSAAGAPEPVRDVAGKMLRTDRHYYILPAANVFDKFRGGGLTLSGIGKNTCPAAVFQETSEQKNGIPLAFLPVNPKKGVVRVSTDLNIKFAYPETCGQSPVWSIDNYVYPSGDSFVNIGGVVGNPGPKTLSSWFKIEKFGYQDYKLVYCPAVCSYCKVICKDVGIEYQNGKRRLHLTTDYPLRVVFKKA